A DNA window from Novosphingobium sp. RL4 contains the following coding sequences:
- a CDS encoding SDR family oxidoreductase: MKISGNTILLSGGGTGIGRELAQRWHDAGNVVIVTGRTLASLEETAKGRENIHPVVLDVADPEAIRSFAAGLLAKFPALNVLVNNAGVMPLEDTSVPRDLSRAEACVVTNLLGPIRMTDAFIGHLREQADAAIVNVSSGLAFVPLASAAVYSATKAAIHSWTDSLRFALSGKVEVIELAPPAVQTELTPGQSDREGYMPLGAFIDEVMGLFAKVPTPELIGVERLAFLRNAEAEGRYADTFAALNSSPA; encoded by the coding sequence ATGAAGATCAGCGGCAACACCATTCTTCTCAGCGGCGGCGGTACCGGCATTGGTCGTGAACTGGCCCAGCGCTGGCATGACGCGGGCAATGTCGTGATCGTGACCGGACGCACGCTGGCCAGCCTTGAGGAAACGGCAAAGGGGCGGGAGAATATCCATCCGGTGGTGCTGGATGTCGCCGATCCGGAAGCGATCAGGTCGTTTGCGGCAGGCTTGCTGGCGAAATTCCCGGCGCTCAACGTGCTCGTCAACAATGCGGGCGTCATGCCGCTGGAGGATACCTCGGTCCCCCGTGATCTTTCGCGCGCCGAAGCCTGTGTCGTGACCAATCTGCTGGGCCCGATCCGCATGACCGACGCCTTCATCGGCCATCTTCGCGAACAGGCGGATGCGGCGATCGTCAATGTGAGTTCGGGTCTGGCCTTCGTTCCACTGGCTAGCGCTGCAGTTTACTCTGCGACCAAGGCGGCCATCCATTCATGGACCGATTCGCTTCGCTTTGCGCTGTCCGGGAAGGTCGAGGTGATCGAACTTGCCCCGCCTGCCGTGCAGACGGAACTGACGCCGGGGCAGTCAGACCGTGAGGGTTACATGCCGCTGGGTGCATTCATTGATGAAGTGATGGGCCTTTTCGCAAAAGTGCCAACGCCGGAGTTGATCGGTGTCGAGCGTCTCGCGTTCTTGCGAAACGCCGAAGCGGAAGGGCGCTATGCCGATACGTTCGCCGCGCTCAATTCGTCGCCGGCGTAA
- a CDS encoding winged helix-turn-helix transcriptional regulator translates to MENPPVTSYSSTPGVDALVNELIGRVADKWTLLVLEALEEQGESRFTALARIVPGISQKMLTQTLRQMERDGFVHRTVHPVIPPRVDYRLTPLGHSLGEAFCGVWLWAEANLETVSSARAAFDARD, encoded by the coding sequence ATGGAAAATCCGCCTGTCACAAGCTATTCCTCGACACCCGGCGTCGATGCACTCGTAAACGAATTGATCGGGCGCGTCGCCGACAAGTGGACCCTGCTGGTTCTTGAAGCGCTTGAGGAACAAGGCGAATCGCGCTTTACCGCCCTCGCCCGCATCGTGCCGGGCATCAGTCAGAAGATGCTCACGCAAACGCTTCGCCAGATGGAGCGCGACGGCTTCGTCCACCGCACGGTTCACCCCGTCATTCCGCCCCGCGTCGATTATCGCCTCACGCCTTTGGGGCACAGTCTGGGCGAGGCGTTCTGCGGTGTCTGGCTCTGGGCGGAGGCCAACCTCGAAACGGTCTCTTCCGCGCGCGCCGCATTCGACGCGAGGGATTGA